In Nicotiana tabacum cultivar K326 chromosome 11, ASM71507v2, whole genome shotgun sequence, a single window of DNA contains:
- the LOC107764201 gene encoding auxin-responsive protein SAUR76-like codes for MAKGGKLTKLKSVLKKMQSFKPGRINSSLVVATNNSFAEEDSYSYGSHCSIKDQHTFYVGKSRRRYLVTSDVVCHPLFREFVERSGNSEDSIVTIACEVVLFEHLLWMLENADPQPESLAELVEFYSC; via the coding sequence ATGGCTAAAGGAGGCAAACTCACAAAATTAAAATCAGTGTTGAAGAAAATGCAATCTTTCAAGCCAGGCCGTATTAACAGCAGCCTCGTTGTGGCCACCAACAATTCTTTCGCTGAGGAAGATTCATATTCCTATGGCAGTCATTGCTCCATTAAAGATCAACACACTTTCTACGTTGGTAAGTCACGCCGCCGATACCTCGTCACTTCCGACGTTGTCTGCCATCCACTCTTCAGGGAATTTGTCGAAAGATCAGGGAATTCAGAAGACTCCATCGTCACCATCGCCTGTGAAGTTGTTCTTTTTGAACACTTGCTTTGGATGCTTGAAAATGCTGATCCCCAGCCAGAGTCGTTGGCTGAGCTTGTCGAATTTTACTCTTGCTGA